A single region of the Hyalangium ruber genome encodes:
- a CDS encoding serine/threonine-protein kinase: protein MTKPAGPQAPRSGEVLGRWRLCGRAGRGSFGTVFRAELTAEPSTQAALKVARGPDDPRFAREAHLLATASSPHLPRLLDKGEWCSQDGFCYPYVVMQWVEGMPLYAVRNERALTNAFAARVLCHVARALAELHRLGGMHRDVKGDNILVSPEGDAVLVDLGASWHAGANPLTDTSIPPGTEAYRSPELLRFRRRYRRKPDAHYQSHPSDDLYALGVTAYRLVTGTYPAPLTDADTSSVEPPPFLSPSELATVSPELEKLILQVLSKDKEKRGSAAELAQSLEEVATRVGATPIEASPSVVDTEKTERPGPRRRPKAPAWLPWVSIGVGVGGILVLFGVVLYPPQPSRPWIAEGWEAHPPPSVTPDAGVGEEAVVSVVQAPRMPSAASVLGLPMPKAPLPGQKKPPCSKRSEREALGACWTVLKVDPPCEKEGYELDGLCVRASFDAPRQPTSEQP from the coding sequence ATGACCAAGCCTGCTGGTCCTCAGGCCCCTCGCTCTGGCGAAGTCCTCGGGCGCTGGCGCCTCTGTGGGCGCGCCGGCCGAGGCTCCTTCGGCACGGTGTTTCGTGCGGAGCTCACCGCGGAGCCCTCCACCCAGGCCGCGCTGAAGGTTGCCCGGGGGCCTGACGATCCGCGCTTCGCGCGGGAGGCACACCTCCTGGCCACGGCAAGTTCGCCACACCTTCCGCGCTTGCTGGATAAGGGGGAGTGGTGCTCGCAGGATGGCTTCTGCTACCCCTATGTCGTCATGCAGTGGGTGGAGGGCATGCCTCTCTACGCCGTGCGCAACGAGCGAGCCCTCACCAATGCCTTTGCAGCTCGCGTCCTGTGCCACGTGGCGCGGGCTCTCGCCGAACTGCACCGCCTCGGTGGGATGCACCGGGATGTGAAGGGCGACAACATATTGGTGAGTCCCGAGGGCGACGCCGTGCTGGTGGACCTGGGCGCCTCATGGCATGCAGGGGCCAACCCTCTCACCGACACCTCCATTCCTCCTGGTACCGAGGCCTACCGAAGCCCGGAGTTGCTGCGCTTCCGGCGCCGCTACCGGCGCAAGCCAGATGCACACTACCAGTCTCATCCTTCCGATGATCTGTACGCCTTGGGCGTGACAGCCTACAGACTGGTGACGGGCACATATCCCGCACCTCTCACCGACGCGGATACTTCCTCCGTCGAACCACCGCCCTTCCTTTCTCCCAGTGAGCTGGCCACGGTGAGCCCTGAGTTGGAGAAGCTCATCCTGCAAGTTCTCTCCAAGGATAAAGAGAAGCGCGGGTCTGCGGCCGAGCTGGCCCAATCCCTGGAAGAAGTGGCGACCCGGGTAGGAGCAACTCCCATCGAAGCGTCTCCTTCCGTGGTCGACACGGAGAAGACGGAACGGCCAGGTCCGCGCAGACGGCCCAAGGCGCCCGCGTGGCTCCCTTGGGTCAGCATCGGAGTGGGGGTGGGTGGCATCCTCGTGCTCTTCGGCGTCGTGCTCTACCCGCCCCAACCGTCTCGGCCTTGGATCGCCGAGGGATGGGAGGCGCACCCGCCTCCATCTGTGACGCCGGATGCTGGCGTGGGCGAGGAGGCTGTCGTATCCGTGGTTCAGGCCCCGCGCATGCCCTCTGCTGCCTCGGTGCTGGGCTTGCCGATGCCCAAGGCACCCCTGCCAGGGCAGAAGAAGCCACCTTGTTCAAAACGTTCCGAGAGAGAGGCGCTGGGGGCCTGCTGGACCGTTCTCAAGGTGGACCCCCCTTGCGAGAAGGAGGGGTATGAACTGGATGGGCTGTGTGTACGTGCATCTTTTGATGCGCCCCGCCAGCCCACCTCGGAGCAGCCATGA
- the grxC gene encoding glutaredoxin 3, protein MPDILMYSKPTCPYCHRAMALFRSKGVSVKTVDISAHPERRKKMIERSGRTTVPEIFINGRFIGGCDDLYALDARGGLDPLLQDEQPAPTP, encoded by the coding sequence ATGCCGGACATCCTTATGTATTCGAAGCCGACGTGCCCCTACTGCCACCGGGCGATGGCCTTGTTCCGGAGCAAGGGCGTGTCGGTCAAGACCGTGGACATCTCGGCCCACCCCGAGCGGCGCAAGAAGATGATCGAACGCTCCGGCCGCACCACCGTTCCCGAGATCTTCATCAACGGTCGCTTCATCGGCGGATGCGATGATCTCTACGCCCTGGACGCCCGGGGAGGGCTGGACCCGCTCCTTCAAGACGAGCAGCCCGCCCCGACGCCCTAG
- a CDS encoding endonuclease/exonuclease/phosphatase family protein yields the protein MRLSFHRRFAPLLTCAALALAGCSDDRLQDPPVEAKVMTRNIYLGGNIFLLAQAQSPQQVPVVAAQLFATVQATDFAARAERLAEEIQATDPALIGLQEVSRYRTQHPSDYVSSNRAVNAQDTAVDFLAILLEELKERGLDYRIAAMVQNADAELPAALSGNANDLTDIRLTDYDVILARGDVATTEEVEQNYTFNAQVSVGGGAVTFTRGFTKVAATLDGAKFTFVNSHLEGLMPANPEQANELVGILQGYAEPLILVGDLNTGPGSSTPAYGIFTDTAGLEDAWPEVGTGPGFTCCFSEKVNDTQTTGLDERIDLVLYRGQGIRPTAAEVVGDELANRTASGLWPSDHAGAVVTFSITR from the coding sequence TTGCGCCTCTCTTTCCATCGCCGCTTTGCCCCGCTGCTGACGTGCGCCGCCCTGGCCCTGGCTGGTTGCAGTGACGATCGCCTCCAGGATCCTCCCGTGGAGGCCAAGGTGATGACGCGCAACATCTACCTGGGCGGCAACATCTTCCTGCTCGCGCAGGCGCAGTCGCCGCAGCAGGTGCCGGTGGTCGCGGCGCAGCTCTTCGCGACGGTGCAGGCGACGGACTTCGCGGCGCGGGCCGAGCGGCTCGCGGAGGAGATCCAGGCGACGGACCCGGCGCTGATCGGGCTCCAGGAAGTCTCTCGCTACCGGACGCAGCACCCCAGTGACTATGTGTCCAGCAACCGGGCGGTGAACGCGCAGGACACGGCGGTGGATTTCCTCGCCATCCTGCTCGAGGAACTCAAGGAGCGCGGGCTGGACTACCGCATCGCGGCGATGGTGCAGAACGCGGATGCGGAGCTGCCCGCGGCGCTGTCGGGGAACGCCAACGATCTCACCGACATCCGGCTGACCGACTACGACGTCATCCTCGCGCGGGGGGATGTGGCGACGACGGAGGAGGTGGAGCAGAACTACACCTTCAATGCGCAGGTATCGGTGGGCGGCGGGGCGGTCACCTTCACGCGAGGCTTCACGAAGGTCGCCGCCACACTGGACGGGGCGAAGTTCACCTTCGTGAACTCGCACCTGGAGGGGCTCATGCCCGCCAACCCGGAGCAGGCCAACGAGCTGGTGGGGATCCTCCAGGGCTATGCCGAGCCGCTCATCCTGGTCGGAGACCTCAACACCGGGCCGGGGAGCTCAACGCCAGCCTACGGGATTTTCACGGACACGGCCGGACTCGAGGACGCCTGGCCCGAGGTCGGCACGGGCCCCGGTTTCACCTGTTGCTTCAGCGAGAAGGTGAACGACACGCAGACCACGGGGCTCGATGAGCGCATCGATCTGGTGCTCTACCGGGGGCAGGGAATCCGTCCGACCGCGGCCGAGGTCGTGGGCGACGAGCTCGCGAATCGGACGGCTTCGGGCCTCTGGCCCTCGGATCATGCCGGCGCGGTGGTGACGTTCAGCATCACGCGCTGA
- a CDS encoding TonB-dependent receptor: MTDRRNLRQSGLLVLALCLVAGPAMAQGTSVLLGTVVDTTTKKPVPDVVVTATSPNLQGEQTVVTDAAGTYRLPQLPSGVYTLRFETQAYKPYAREGITLRLDYSVRVNVELIPESALTEEVLVVGQTPTVDIGSTSTGVNVDTNFLRNVAVVSPTGKGAASRSFESLAELAPGANADTYGVSVSGATSPENQYIVDGVSVNDPGFGINGTPLSIEFIQEVNVISGGYLPEYGRSTGGVVNAVTKSGSNEFHGSVFGNFSPGSLGSRATAIQSGGTVSSQASLWNLGDFGADLGGPIIKDRLWFYAGIAPSFTRYQLERNFNALVLDDNGHRIVDEQGIPRTELIPGTEQRYFADQQSFQYLGKLTYLINEDHNVSVSVSGAPSSAGGNGRLAISERTGLPETERFNGQLGALATQRTANSLDTSIKLTSSFLEKRLLFNVTGGWHHQDVIVRPMDGTVGGSQDGLSGVSNVDWQRTTRTVTFADVEYSLPYQHSISEFEAIPDPSICDVAAADPSVAPDPAREPTRCPVLNYLTGGPGRLDESSLDRYQAKAVGTLLVNAAGQHNFKAGVDLEHMVYDHIRSLSGRRMYLEADDGSYFRDFRQYGYLLGPDEVLVQDFQSALSKSTAVGVFAQDSWSLFDNRATLNVGVRYDTQRLTGGDKLALVLGNQWSPRLGIIVDPTRSGRMKLFGSYARYYESVPLDMVDRSFPGEPGLRSRRDSTLCNPLDPAQQQGICSSDESRLPYRPELDSNRLWETIGAGATIVDPDIEPQSTDEYVLGGEYELFSNARLGLSYTRRSINRVIEDMSRDDGSTYFIGNPGYGFATDFVLPTRKYDAVTLFFQRNFADLWLAQVSYTWSRLYGNYEGLFRSDNGQLDPNINSDFDLVSLLPNRKGLLPADRTHQIKAFGAREFVIRPDLSLNLGLSYRGVSGTPYSYLGAHIDYGAAQAYILPRGSGGRLPWVHRFDSRLALNYKLTREMTASLSVDVFNLFNFQTATMYDQNYTFSAVLPIEGGTPADLSGKLVDPDGNPIPAEAVNKNFGKPLAYQSPRSFRFGARVTF; encoded by the coding sequence ATGACAGACAGAAGGAACCTCCGGCAGTCAGGTCTGCTGGTCCTGGCCCTGTGCCTGGTGGCAGGCCCCGCCATGGCGCAAGGCACCTCGGTGTTGCTCGGCACCGTCGTGGACACCACCACCAAGAAGCCCGTGCCGGACGTGGTGGTGACCGCCACCTCTCCCAACCTCCAGGGCGAGCAGACGGTGGTCACCGATGCCGCTGGCACCTACCGCCTCCCCCAGCTCCCTTCCGGCGTGTACACGCTGCGTTTCGAGACCCAGGCCTACAAGCCCTACGCGCGTGAGGGCATCACCCTGCGCCTGGACTACTCGGTGCGCGTCAACGTGGAGCTCATCCCCGAGAGCGCCCTCACCGAGGAGGTGCTCGTCGTCGGGCAGACGCCCACGGTGGACATCGGCTCCACCTCCACCGGCGTGAACGTCGACACGAACTTCCTGCGCAACGTGGCCGTCGTCTCCCCCACCGGCAAGGGCGCCGCGTCGCGCTCCTTCGAGTCGCTGGCGGAGCTGGCCCCGGGCGCCAACGCCGACACCTATGGCGTCTCCGTCAGTGGCGCCACCTCGCCGGAGAACCAGTACATCGTCGACGGCGTGTCGGTGAATGACCCCGGCTTCGGCATCAACGGCACCCCGCTCTCCATCGAGTTCATCCAGGAGGTCAACGTCATCAGCGGCGGCTACCTGCCCGAGTATGGCCGCTCCACCGGCGGCGTCGTCAACGCGGTGACCAAGTCCGGCTCCAATGAGTTCCACGGCTCGGTGTTCGGCAACTTCAGCCCCGGCTCGCTGGGCTCCCGGGCCACCGCGATCCAGTCGGGCGGTACCGTCTCCAGCCAGGCCTCGCTGTGGAACCTGGGAGACTTCGGCGCCGACCTCGGCGGCCCCATCATCAAGGACAGGCTCTGGTTCTACGCGGGCATCGCCCCCTCGTTCACCCGCTACCAGCTGGAGCGCAACTTCAACGCGCTGGTGCTGGACGACAACGGGCACCGGATCGTCGATGAGCAGGGCATCCCGCGGACCGAGCTCATCCCCGGGACCGAGCAGCGCTACTTCGCCGATCAGCAGAGCTTCCAGTACCTGGGCAAGCTCACCTACCTCATCAACGAGGACCACAACGTGTCGGTGTCGGTGTCGGGCGCGCCCTCCTCCGCGGGCGGCAACGGCCGCCTGGCCATCAGCGAGCGCACCGGTCTGCCCGAGACGGAGCGCTTCAACGGCCAGCTCGGCGCCCTCGCCACCCAGCGCACCGCCAACAGCCTGGACACCAGCATCAAGCTGACCTCCTCCTTCCTGGAGAAGCGCCTGCTCTTCAACGTCACCGGCGGCTGGCACCACCAGGACGTCATCGTCCGCCCCATGGACGGCACCGTCGGCGGTAGCCAGGACGGCCTGTCGGGCGTCTCCAACGTCGACTGGCAGCGCACCACCCGCACCGTCACCTTCGCGGACGTGGAGTACAGCCTGCCGTACCAGCACTCGATCTCCGAGTTCGAGGCCATTCCGGACCCCTCCATCTGTGACGTGGCCGCCGCCGACCCCAGCGTGGCGCCGGATCCCGCGCGGGAGCCGACGCGCTGCCCGGTGCTCAACTACCTGACGGGCGGCCCGGGCCGTCTGGATGAGAGCTCGCTGGACCGCTACCAGGCCAAGGCCGTGGGCACGCTGCTGGTGAACGCCGCCGGCCAGCACAACTTCAAGGCGGGCGTGGACCTGGAGCACATGGTCTATGACCACATCCGCTCGCTGTCGGGCCGCCGCATGTACCTGGAGGCGGATGACGGCAGCTACTTCCGCGACTTCCGCCAGTACGGCTACCTGCTCGGGCCGGACGAGGTGCTCGTCCAGGACTTCCAGTCGGCGCTGTCCAAGTCCACCGCCGTCGGCGTCTTCGCGCAGGACAGCTGGAGCCTGTTCGACAACCGGGCCACGCTGAACGTGGGCGTGCGCTACGACACCCAGCGGCTCACCGGCGGCGACAAGCTGGCCCTGGTGCTGGGCAACCAGTGGTCGCCCCGCCTGGGCATCATCGTCGACCCCACCCGCAGCGGCCGCATGAAGCTCTTCGGCAGCTACGCGCGCTACTACGAGAGCGTCCCGCTGGACATGGTGGACCGCTCCTTCCCCGGCGAGCCGGGCCTGCGCTCGCGCCGGGACTCGACCCTGTGCAACCCGCTGGATCCCGCCCAGCAGCAGGGCATCTGCTCCAGCGACGAGTCGCGCCTGCCCTACCGCCCCGAGCTGGACTCCAACCGGCTGTGGGAGACCATCGGCGCTGGCGCCACCATCGTGGACCCCGACATCGAGCCCCAGTCCACGGACGAGTACGTGCTGGGCGGCGAGTACGAGCTGTTCTCCAACGCGCGCCTGGGCCTCTCCTATACGCGGCGCTCCATCAACCGCGTGATCGAAGACATGAGCCGCGATGACGGCTCCACCTACTTCATCGGCAACCCGGGCTATGGCTTCGCCACGGACTTCGTGCTGCCCACGCGCAAGTACGACGCGGTGACGCTCTTCTTCCAGCGCAACTTCGCCGACCTGTGGCTGGCGCAGGTCAGCTACACGTGGTCCCGCCTGTACGGCAACTATGAGGGCCTGTTCCGCTCGGACAACGGACAGCTCGACCCGAACATCAACTCCGACTTCGACCTGGTGTCGCTGCTGCCCAACCGCAAGGGCCTGCTGCCCGCCGACCGCACGCACCAGATCAAGGCGTTCGGCGCCCGGGAGTTCGTCATCCGTCCGGACCTGAGCCTCAACCTGGGCCTGTCCTACCGCGGCGTCTCCGGCACGCCCTACAGCTACCTCGGCGCGCACATCGACTACGGCGCGGCCCAGGCCTACATCCTGCCGCGTGGCTCCGGGGGCCGCCTGCCCTGGGTCCACCGCTTCGACAGCCGCCTGGCGCTCAACTACAAGCTCACGCGCGAGATGACCGCCTCGCTCAGCGTGGACGTGTTCAACCTCTTCAACTTCCAGACCGCCACGATGTACGACCAGAACTACACCTTCTCGGCCGTGCTCCCCATCGAGGGCGGCACTCCGGCGGATCTGTCTGGAAAGCTGGTGGATCCGGACGGCAACCCGATCCCCGCGGAGGCGGTGAACAAGAACTTCGGCAAGCCCCTCGCCTACCAGTCGCCGCGCTCGTTCCGCTTCGGCGCCCGGGTGACGTTCTAG
- a CDS encoding SRPBCC family protein, producing the protein MAATNTDRIEKKILLRAPRSRVWRAITNAEEFGQWFGVKLASPFAPGARVQGTVTNPGYEHVKFELTVERMEPERHFSWRSHPHPVEPGADYSAEPTTQVIFELEEVPGGTMLTLVEAGFDQLPLARRAEAYRGNEEGWGIQMKNIERYVGQTA; encoded by the coding sequence ATGGCTGCCACGAACACCGACCGCATCGAGAAGAAGATCCTGCTGCGCGCTCCGCGCTCCCGCGTCTGGCGGGCAATCACGAATGCCGAGGAGTTCGGCCAGTGGTTCGGCGTGAAGCTCGCCAGCCCGTTCGCCCCCGGTGCTCGCGTTCAGGGCACCGTCACCAACCCGGGCTACGAGCACGTCAAGTTCGAGCTCACCGTCGAGCGGATGGAGCCCGAGCGACACTTCTCCTGGCGCTCGCACCCCCACCCCGTCGAGCCCGGGGCGGATTACTCCGCCGAGCCCACCACCCAGGTCATCTTCGAGCTGGAGGAGGTCCCCGGAGGAACGATGCTCACCCTGGTGGAGGCCGGCTTCGATCAGCTCCCGCTCGCGCGCCGCGCCGAGGCGTACCGAGGCAACGAGGAGGGCTGGGGCATCCAGATGAAGAACATCGAGCGCTATGTCGGGCAGACCGCTTGA
- a CDS encoding ArsR/SmtB family transcription factor, giving the protein MSGRPLEGGANPSELNASAPIFAALGDETRLRLVSRLCVEGPMSIARLSDGSGVTRQAITKHLHVLADAGLVRGTRHGRESLWELEPQRLEEARRCLDHISRQWDEALGRLKALVEG; this is encoded by the coding sequence ATGTCGGGCAGACCGCTTGAGGGCGGGGCGAACCCCTCCGAGCTGAACGCCTCCGCGCCCATCTTCGCGGCCCTGGGGGACGAGACACGTCTGCGGCTCGTGTCGCGCCTGTGCGTGGAGGGGCCCATGTCCATCGCGCGGCTCAGTGACGGCTCGGGAGTCACTCGCCAGGCCATCACCAAGCACCTGCACGTGCTCGCCGATGCGGGGCTGGTGCGCGGCACGCGCCATGGCCGGGAGAGCCTCTGGGAGCTCGAGCCCCAGCGGCTGGAGGAGGCGCGTCGGTGCCTGGATCACATCTCGCGACAGTGGGATGAGGCGCTCGGCCGCCTGAAAGCGCTTGTCGAGGGTTAG
- a CDS encoding protein kinase domain-containing protein, whose translation MKPPSPLPAEYEDELHLALIEGVLSREQLEHLRAEAVRLERSPLELMLERGQVSPETLSSLREEVQRQARAATQEPATQKPGSSAPATPSEPVFPLPHWDRYQPVRFLGQGGMGQVFLAYDPRLRRNVALKFVRDGTPELSQRFLSEARAQARVHHERVCEMYEVGEVQGRAYIAMQYVEGRHLGQLASELTLEQKILVMRDVAEGVHAAHRAGLIHRDLKPSNILVERTEDGGLKPYVMDFGLARDWRGENTATGAVLGTPHYMAPEQARGEVSRLDRRVDVYSLGATLYQVLVGQPPFSGINALEVVSRIQSEEPRSPRALDPDIPVDLEAITLKCLEKERSARYDSARALAEDLERFLGGEPVQARPAGVLYRLRKKVRKHRIAVALGSAALLVVMLALGQSVLARREVTLRERLSRRFTELVERIEAMARYSAMAPLHDTRGDRQAILSRMGELETEVRQGGARAEGPGNYAVGRALLALGDTEGARAQLESAWQRGYREARVAYALALALGQLYQEHLLEVERIRNADQREARRREIERHYRDPALVYLRQSQGAEELSPEYVAALLAFYEGRYDEALSGLEAMRTTNPWFYEAPLLRGDIFLARALQRKGNGDRTGALADLEAARQAQAVAADIGESLPVVYYAMARLEHASLVLELYGQGEIEPAYQRGLEALSRALTASPDHFKSMLVESRLHRRMAEQRIQQGGEVQPLLDKALAATRAAQALAPEHPWVHMEMAQVLRQWARYRQEHSEDPGEQLRQTIESLERIKPEDRDYAFHLERGLAFKVWADAEEQRGEDSLPRRGQAIDAYLAAIQLEPAYADAWINLGTAYFKRASSPRAGDAHGDLQKALEALAKARSIDPGNHVTYFYEGQVYETRARRSANRDAPTEPDLSQAIEMYRKGQAINGKLPQFPNVLGLALVLQAQLVWDEGGDALPVLDQAQAAFEQARTLAPQQAHAYNNLGEVHDFRAAFLRRKGVDSIPSARLAVEFYRQAVERVPRDAVFWTNVAKAHHTLAVGVVESGRDPTADLEKASEALRQALELNPRLGSALRYRAETRATRARWLARQGKARGEDFEAAAQAFQQALEINPDWPEYRLATSVLHRDWAKWLAAVGGDPAPLLRQSLTLVDETLARRSQWAQARATRASILLMLADSPAPAAQQEAWRTEARSQLDQALARNPNLIPEWGALLASR comes from the coding sequence GTGAAACCGCCGAGTCCGTTACCCGCGGAGTACGAAGACGAGCTGCACCTCGCGTTGATCGAGGGAGTGCTGTCCCGGGAACAGCTGGAGCACCTGCGCGCGGAAGCCGTCCGCCTGGAGCGCAGCCCCCTGGAGCTGATGCTGGAGCGGGGGCAAGTCTCCCCCGAGACGCTCTCTTCGCTGCGAGAGGAGGTCCAGCGTCAGGCCCGAGCCGCCACCCAGGAGCCCGCCACCCAGAAGCCCGGGTCCTCCGCGCCCGCCACTCCTTCGGAGCCGGTCTTCCCCCTGCCCCACTGGGACCGCTACCAGCCGGTGCGCTTCCTCGGCCAGGGCGGCATGGGCCAGGTGTTCCTCGCCTATGACCCGCGGCTGCGCCGCAACGTGGCCCTCAAGTTCGTGCGCGATGGCACCCCCGAGCTCTCGCAGCGCTTCCTGTCCGAGGCGCGCGCCCAGGCCCGCGTCCACCACGAGCGCGTGTGCGAGATGTACGAGGTGGGCGAGGTCCAGGGCCGGGCCTATATCGCCATGCAGTACGTGGAGGGCCGGCACCTGGGCCAGCTCGCCTCCGAGCTCACCCTGGAGCAGAAGATCCTGGTGATGAGGGACGTCGCCGAGGGCGTACACGCCGCCCACCGCGCCGGGCTCATCCACCGCGACCTGAAGCCCTCCAACATCCTCGTGGAGCGCACCGAGGACGGGGGCCTCAAGCCCTACGTCATGGACTTCGGCCTGGCGCGCGACTGGCGCGGGGAGAACACCGCCACGGGCGCGGTGCTGGGCACGCCGCACTACATGGCCCCCGAGCAGGCCCGGGGCGAGGTGTCGCGCCTGGACCGGCGGGTGGACGTCTACAGCCTGGGGGCCACGCTCTATCAAGTGCTGGTGGGCCAGCCGCCCTTCTCCGGCATCAACGCCCTGGAGGTGGTCAGCCGCATCCAATCCGAGGAGCCCCGCTCGCCCCGGGCGCTGGACCCGGACATCCCGGTGGACCTGGAGGCCATCACCCTCAAGTGCCTGGAGAAGGAGCGCTCGGCCCGCTACGACTCGGCGCGGGCCCTGGCCGAGGACCTGGAGCGGTTCCTTGGCGGAGAGCCGGTGCAGGCACGGCCGGCCGGCGTCCTCTACCGGCTGCGCAAGAAGGTCCGCAAGCACCGCATCGCGGTGGCCCTGGGCTCCGCCGCGCTGCTGGTGGTGATGCTGGCCCTGGGGCAATCGGTGCTGGCCCGCCGCGAGGTGACGCTGCGCGAGCGCCTGTCCCGCCGCTTCACCGAGCTGGTGGAGCGCATCGAGGCCATGGCGCGCTACTCCGCCATGGCGCCGCTGCATGACACGCGCGGTGACCGGCAGGCCATCCTCTCGCGGATGGGCGAGCTGGAGACTGAGGTGCGCCAGGGCGGCGCCCGCGCCGAGGGGCCAGGAAACTACGCCGTGGGGCGGGCCCTGCTCGCCCTGGGAGACACCGAGGGGGCGCGCGCGCAGCTCGAGTCCGCCTGGCAGCGCGGCTACCGCGAGGCGCGCGTGGCCTATGCGCTGGCGCTGGCGCTGGGCCAGCTCTACCAGGAGCACCTCCTGGAGGTGGAGCGCATCCGCAACGCGGATCAGCGCGAGGCCCGCCGCCGGGAGATCGAACGCCACTATCGGGATCCGGCCCTGGTCTATCTCCGCCAGAGCCAGGGGGCCGAGGAGCTGTCGCCCGAGTACGTGGCGGCGCTGCTGGCCTTCTACGAGGGCCGCTATGACGAGGCGCTGTCCGGCCTGGAGGCCATGCGGACCACGAACCCCTGGTTCTACGAGGCGCCCCTGCTGCGCGGCGACATCTTCCTGGCGCGCGCCCTGCAGCGAAAGGGCAATGGAGACCGCACCGGCGCGCTGGCGGACCTGGAGGCGGCGCGGCAGGCCCAGGCCGTGGCCGCCGACATCGGCGAGAGCCTGCCCGTCGTGTACTACGCGATGGCGCGCCTGGAGCACGCCTCCCTCGTCCTGGAGCTCTACGGCCAGGGAGAGATCGAACCGGCCTACCAGCGGGGCCTGGAGGCGCTGTCCCGCGCGCTCACCGCCTCGCCGGATCACTTCAAGTCCATGCTGGTGGAGTCGCGCCTCCACCGCCGCATGGCCGAGCAGCGCATCCAGCAGGGTGGTGAGGTGCAGCCCCTGCTGGACAAGGCCCTGGCCGCCACGCGCGCGGCGCAGGCGCTCGCGCCCGAGCACCCGTGGGTCCATATGGAGATGGCGCAGGTGCTCCGCCAGTGGGCGCGCTACCGCCAGGAGCACAGCGAGGACCCGGGCGAGCAGCTGCGACAGACCATCGAGTCCCTGGAGCGCATCAAGCCCGAGGACCGCGACTATGCCTTCCACCTCGAGCGAGGGCTGGCCTTCAAGGTGTGGGCGGACGCCGAGGAGCAGCGCGGCGAGGACTCGTTGCCCCGCCGGGGGCAGGCCATCGACGCCTACCTCGCGGCCATCCAGCTCGAGCCCGCGTACGCGGACGCCTGGATCAACCTCGGGACCGCGTACTTCAAGCGCGCCTCGTCCCCACGGGCCGGCGACGCCCATGGGGACCTGCAGAAGGCCCTGGAGGCGCTGGCGAAGGCGCGGAGCATCGACCCCGGCAACCATGTGACGTACTTCTACGAGGGCCAGGTGTACGAGACGCGGGCCCGGCGGAGCGCCAACCGGGACGCGCCCACCGAGCCGGACCTCTCGCAGGCCATCGAGATGTACCGCAAGGGGCAGGCCATCAACGGCAAGCTGCCCCAGTTCCCCAATGTCCTCGGCCTGGCGTTGGTGCTGCAGGCACAGCTGGTGTGGGACGAGGGAGGCGATGCCCTCCCGGTGCTGGATCAGGCCCAGGCGGCCTTCGAGCAGGCCCGTACCCTGGCTCCGCAGCAGGCTCACGCCTACAACAACCTCGGCGAGGTGCATGACTTCCGGGCGGCGTTCCTGAGAAGGAAGGGCGTCGATTCCATCCCGAGCGCCCGACTGGCCGTGGAGTTCTACCGGCAGGCGGTGGAGCGCGTCCCCCGCGACGCCGTCTTCTGGACGAACGTGGCCAAGGCGCACCACACCCTGGCCGTCGGGGTGGTGGAGTCCGGAAGGGATCCGACGGCGGACCTGGAGAAGGCCTCGGAGGCGCTGCGCCAGGCGCTCGAACTCAACCCTCGCCTGGGCTCCGCGCTGCGCTACCGGGCGGAGACTCGCGCGACCCGGGCCCGCTGGCTGGCGCGGCAGGGCAAGGCGCGCGGCGAGGACTTCGAGGCGGCCGCGCAGGCCTTCCAGCAAGCGCTGGAGATCAACCCCGACTGGCCCGAGTACCGCCTCGCCACGAGCGTGCTCCACCGCGACTGGGCGAAGTGGCTGGCGGCCGTGGGCGGCGATCCCGCTCCGCTGCTGCGCCAGAGCCTGACATTGGTGGATGAGACGCTGGCCCGGCGGTCCCAGTGGGCCCAGGCCCGCGCCACGAGGGCCAGCATCCTCCTGATGCTGGCGGACAGCCCGGCCCCCGCGGCGCAGCAAGAGGCATGGCGGACCGAGGCCCGATCGCAGCTGGATCAGGCGCTCGCCCGCAACCCCAACCTCATTCCAGAGTGGGGTGCCCTGCTCGCTTCACGCTAG
- a CDS encoding dihydrofolate reductase family protein, translated as MKKLKYHVASTLDGFIATEQHTAEAFMQDRLVKDSEHVADYLASFASYDTVLMGRRTYEVGLKLGVTDPYPALETYVFSHSMKESPNPRVKLITEDSVGVVRRLKEQQGKDLYLCGGGEFAATLLTAGLVDEVLVKLNPLLLGSGIPLATRLKEVKNLELLSTKVYKNGVVLLRYSVLG; from the coding sequence ATGAAAAAGCTCAAGTACCACGTCGCCAGCACCCTGGACGGCTTCATCGCCACCGAGCAGCACACCGCCGAAGCCTTCATGCAAGACCGGCTCGTGAAGGACAGCGAGCACGTCGCTGACTACCTCGCCTCCTTCGCGTCCTACGACACCGTGTTGATGGGCCGCCGCACCTACGAGGTCGGCCTGAAGCTGGGCGTAACGGACCCCTACCCGGCCCTGGAGACCTACGTCTTCTCGCACTCGATGAAGGAGAGCCCGAACCCACGGGTGAAGCTGATCACCGAAGACAGCGTGGGCGTGGTCCGGCGGCTGAAGGAGCAACAGGGCAAGGACCTCTACCTGTGCGGCGGCGGAGAGTTCGCGGCCACGCTGCTCACCGCGGGCCTCGTGGACGAGGTGCTCGTGAAGCTCAACCCCCTGCTCCTGGGCTCGGGGATCCCGCTGGCCACCCGGCTCAAAGAGGTGAAGAACCTCGAGCTGCTCTCCACCAAGGTCTACAAGAACGGAGTGGTGCTGCTGCGCTACTCCGTCCTTGGGTAG